In the genome of Streptomyces collinus, one region contains:
- a CDS encoding nitroreductase/quinone reductase family protein codes for MSRRTDLRFRATTAVQRRLNPLLRRLPLQTVLETTGRVSGQPRRTPVGGRRVGGSFWLVSEFGERSQYVRNIKADPRVRVRIRGRWHEGTAHLMPQDDPVARLRGLPRVNSLGVRALGTNLLTVRVDLDG; via the coding sequence ATGTCCCGCCGCACCGACCTGAGGTTCCGCGCGACCACCGCCGTCCAGCGCCGCCTCAACCCGCTCCTGCGCCGCCTGCCCCTCCAGACGGTCCTGGAGACGACGGGCCGCGTCTCGGGGCAGCCCCGCCGGACGCCGGTGGGCGGGCGCCGCGTCGGCGGCTCCTTCTGGCTGGTGTCGGAGTTCGGCGAACGCTCGCAGTACGTGCGCAACATCAAGGCGGATCCGCGGGTGCGGGTACGGATCCGCGGGCGCTGGCACGAGGGCACCGCCCATCTGATGCCGCAGGACGACCCGGTGGCGCGGCTGCGGGGGCTGCCCCGGGTCAACAGCCTGGGGGTGCGGGCGCTCGGGACGAACCTGCTGACGGTTCGGGTGGACCTGGACGGCTGA
- a CDS encoding LLM class F420-dependent oxidoreductase: MRIAVTIFLTDETITPTRLARELEDRGFAGLYLPEHTHIPVERATPYPAGGELPPEYGRTLDPFVALGQAAAVTERLGLGTGITLVAQHDPIDLAKQVATLDHLSGGRFTLGLGFGWNVEEAADHGVRWSSRRELVRDRMALMRALWSEEPVAYDGEFGGVRASHAYPKPVQKPRGPVVGPRTLVGGAAGPKLFAHISEYADGWLPIGGRGLGEALPVLRAVWADAGRDPQALQVVPYAVHPSPGKLAHYADLGIEEVVAQLPPAGEAEVLKTLDGLAALL; encoded by the coding sequence ATGCGCATCGCCGTGACGATCTTCCTCACCGACGAGACGATCACTCCGACCCGGCTGGCCCGGGAGCTGGAGGACCGCGGATTCGCCGGGTTGTACCTGCCCGAGCACACCCACATCCCCGTGGAGCGGGCCACGCCGTACCCGGCGGGCGGTGAGCTGCCGCCCGAGTACGGCCGCACCCTCGACCCGTTCGTGGCCCTCGGCCAGGCCGCCGCCGTCACCGAGCGGCTCGGGCTCGGCACGGGCATCACGCTCGTCGCCCAGCACGACCCGATCGACCTGGCCAAGCAGGTCGCGACCCTCGACCATCTCTCCGGCGGCCGGTTCACGCTCGGGCTCGGCTTCGGCTGGAACGTCGAGGAGGCCGCAGATCATGGCGTGCGGTGGAGCAGCCGGCGTGAGCTGGTCCGGGACCGGATGGCGCTGATGCGGGCCCTGTGGTCGGAGGAGCCGGTCGCGTACGACGGGGAGTTCGGGGGTGTCCGGGCCAGTCACGCGTATCCGAAGCCCGTGCAGAAGCCGCGCGGTCCGGTCGTGGGCCCGCGCACGCTCGTCGGCGGGGCCGCCGGACCCAAGCTGTTCGCGCACATCAGCGAGTACGCCGACGGCTGGCTGCCGATCGGCGGGCGTGGTCTCGGCGAGGCACTGCCCGTCCTGCGGGCCGTCTGGGCCGATGCCGGCCGCGACCCCCAGGCCCTCCAGGTCGTCCCCTACGCCGTCCACCCGAGCCCGGGCAAGCTTGCCCACTACGCCGACCTCGGCATCGAGGAGGTCGTGGCGCAGCTGCCTCCGGCGGGGGAGGCGGAGGTGCTGAAGACACTGGACGGCCTCGCCGCCCTTCTCTGA
- a CDS encoding DUF397 domain-containing protein encodes MRTPRRSAARGRPPRRPRPAPGAGGSGRPSSNDGPDCVEVAISPAHAPTIHIRDSKNKDGARLAFAAEVWADFLEFTAGH; translated from the coding sequence GTGCGTACGCCGCGGCGATCCGCAGCCCGCGGCCGGCCTCCGCGTCGTCCGCGGCCGGCTCCGGGAGCCGGGGGATCCGGTCGCCCTAGCAGCAACGACGGGCCCGATTGCGTCGAGGTCGCCATATCCCCGGCGCACGCCCCCACCATCCACATCCGCGACTCCAAGAACAAGGACGGTGCCCGGCTGGCATTCGCCGCTGAAGTCTGGGCCGATTTCCTGGAGTTCACGGCGGGGCACTGA
- a CDS encoding endonuclease/exonuclease/phosphatase family protein: MRIVTWNVWWRFGPWQTRQKAILTALRELRPDVVGLQEVWAAGGENLAEWLAGELGLHCAWGASPAPERWQRRIGDPTVGIGNAVLSRWPVLDQDVLPLPAPADTDDGRLALYARLAAPGHEVPFFTAHFTSVPAASAVRCDQAAALAAFVARHRGDTLFPPVVTGDLNAWPDSDEVRLLGGYKTAPAVPGQVLLDAWEYAAPAAPAATWDTANPYVARTLEPSARIDYIHVGPPGPGGLGHVRAVRRACDGPVDGVWPSDHAAVVADLRTDTA, encoded by the coding sequence ATGCGGATCGTGACCTGGAATGTGTGGTGGCGCTTCGGGCCGTGGCAGACACGGCAGAAGGCGATCCTCACGGCTCTGCGGGAGCTGCGGCCCGACGTCGTCGGACTACAGGAGGTGTGGGCGGCCGGCGGCGAGAACCTCGCCGAGTGGCTCGCCGGTGAGCTGGGCCTGCACTGCGCCTGGGGCGCCTCGCCCGCCCCCGAGCGCTGGCAGCGGCGGATCGGGGACCCCACCGTCGGCATAGGCAACGCCGTGCTCAGCAGATGGCCGGTCCTCGACCAGGACGTGCTGCCGCTGCCCGCCCCGGCCGACACGGACGACGGCCGCCTCGCCCTCTACGCCCGGCTGGCCGCCCCCGGTCACGAAGTCCCCTTCTTCACCGCCCACTTCACCTCCGTCCCGGCCGCCTCGGCGGTCCGCTGCGACCAGGCCGCCGCGCTCGCCGCCTTCGTCGCCCGGCACCGCGGCGACACCCTCTTCCCGCCCGTCGTCACCGGCGACCTCAACGCCTGGCCCGACTCCGACGAGGTCCGCCTCCTCGGCGGCTACAAGACCGCCCCGGCCGTGCCCGGCCAGGTCCTCCTCGACGCGTGGGAGTACGCCGCCCCGGCCGCCCCCGCCGCCACCTGGGACACGGCCAATCCGTACGTGGCACGCACCCTGGAGCCCAGCGCGCGCATCGACTACATCCACGTGGGCCCGCCCGGCCCCGGCGGACTCGGCCACGTCCGGGCCGTACGGCGGGCCTGCGACGGCCCGGTCGACGGGGTGTGGCCCTCCGACCACGCGGCGGTCGTCGCGGACCTGCGGACCGACACCGCCTAG
- a CDS encoding glycosyltransferase family 2 protein, producing the protein MVVEPTIACVVPCHNEEAAVGKVVRDLRAALPEAVVYVYDNASTDRTVEVAREAGAIVRRETRKGKGNVIRRAFADVDADALLIIDGDDTYDASRARDLVDLLFEGPYDQVVGARRVTVDGAYRAGHAVGNKLLTGAVRSLFGNDVTDMLSGYRVFSRRFVKSFPALAREFETETEMTIHALHLRLPTAEVLTDYRVRPAGGESKLRTYRDGWRILRVILDLARRERPSLVHTVLAGVLALVSLILGIPVIADFIETGTVPRVPTAILAAAIMTIAALVLLVGYILESLMHMRQEQTRLVHLSYPAPVRTPRYTARGAGTGPVPVRKTARDTP; encoded by the coding sequence GTGGTCGTGGAACCGACGATCGCGTGTGTCGTGCCGTGCCACAACGAGGAGGCGGCCGTCGGCAAGGTGGTGCGCGACCTGCGCGCGGCCCTCCCCGAGGCCGTCGTCTACGTGTACGACAACGCCTCCACCGACCGCACCGTGGAGGTCGCCCGGGAGGCCGGCGCGATCGTCCGTCGGGAGACCCGCAAGGGCAAGGGCAACGTCATCCGCCGCGCCTTCGCCGACGTCGACGCCGACGCGCTGCTCATCATCGACGGCGACGACACCTACGACGCCTCCCGCGCCCGCGACCTGGTGGACCTGCTCTTCGAAGGCCCCTACGACCAGGTCGTCGGCGCCCGCCGGGTGACGGTCGACGGGGCCTACCGGGCCGGGCACGCGGTCGGCAACAAACTGCTCACCGGGGCCGTGCGCTCCCTGTTCGGCAACGACGTGACCGACATGCTCAGCGGCTACCGGGTCTTCTCGCGGCGCTTCGTGAAGTCCTTCCCCGCGCTCGCCCGCGAGTTCGAGACCGAGACCGAGATGACCATCCACGCGCTGCACCTGCGGCTGCCCACCGCGGAGGTCCTGACGGACTACCGGGTCCGGCCCGCCGGCGGCGAGAGCAAGCTGCGCACCTACCGGGACGGCTGGCGCATCCTGCGGGTCATCCTCGACCTGGCGCGGCGCGAACGCCCCTCGCTGGTCCACACCGTCCTCGCGGGCGTCCTCGCCCTGGTCTCCCTCATCCTCGGCATCCCCGTCATCGCCGACTTCATCGAGACGGGCACCGTGCCCCGGGTCCCCACGGCGATCCTCGCCGCCGCGATCATGACCATCGCGGCGCTCGTGCTGCTCGTGGGCTACATCCTCGAATCGCTCATGCACATGCGCCAGGAGCAGACCCGCCTGGTGCACCTCTCCTACCCGGCCCCGGTGCGTACCCCGCGCTACACCGCCCGCGGCGCCGGCACGGGCCCGGTCCCGGTCCGCAAGACCGCCCGGGACACCCCCTGA
- a CDS encoding GtrA family protein produces the protein MPVLDSVTLRARDAIKGIWREAAKFGVVGALAFVVDNGGYNLLVFGLPGGAEGGVMRTTPVQASVIATTAAALFSWVGNRYWTYRGRHRDKVTHELVLFLVANGVGLAITAGTVFASRHLLGLDSPLSDNTARILGWILATLFRFYAYRRYVFVAS, from the coding sequence GTGCCGGTCCTCGACTCTGTGACGCTGCGTGCGCGTGACGCCATCAAGGGCATCTGGCGCGAGGCCGCCAAGTTCGGCGTCGTCGGGGCCCTGGCCTTCGTCGTCGACAACGGCGGCTACAACCTGCTCGTCTTCGGCCTGCCCGGCGGCGCGGAGGGCGGGGTGATGCGGACCACTCCCGTGCAGGCGTCCGTCATCGCGACGACCGCGGCCGCGCTCTTCAGCTGGGTCGGGAACCGCTACTGGACCTACCGCGGCCGGCACCGCGACAAGGTGACCCACGAGCTCGTGCTGTTCCTCGTGGCGAACGGGGTCGGGCTCGCCATCACCGCGGGCACGGTCTTCGCCTCCCGGCACCTGCTCGGACTGGACTCTCCGCTCAGCGACAACACCGCCCGCATCCTCGGCTGGATCCTCGCGACCCTGTTCCGCTTCTACGCCTACCGGCGCTACGTCTTCGTCGCATCCTGA
- a CDS encoding bifunctional FO biosynthesis protein CofGH, whose product MTTSATSGTGPTDNSMRRALKRARDGVSLDVAEAAVLLQARGEQLEDLSASAARVRDAGLAAAGRPGVITYSKSVFIPLTRLCRDKCHYCTFVTVPGKLRRDGHGMFMSPDEVLDIARKGAALGCKEALITLGDKPEDRWPEAREWLDAHGYDDTLAYVRAVSIRILEETGLLPHLNPGVMSWTDFQRLKPVAPSMGMMLETTATRLWSEPGGPHHGSPDKEPAVRLRVLEDAGRSSVPFTSGVLIGIGETYEERAESLFALRKVSRAYHGVQELIIQNFRAKPDTAMRGMPDAELDELVATVAVARLLMGPSGNIQAPPNLVDDEYERLIGAGIDDWGGVSPLTIDHVNPERPWPQIEQLAEKSRAAGFELRERLCVYPEFVRRGEPWLDPRLRPHVAALADPETGLARPEALPRGLPWQEPEEVFVASGRTDLHTSIDTDGRSSDRRDDFDEVYGDWGALREAAAPGMAPERIDTDVREALRTAADDPTKLTDDEALALLHADGPALDALAQVADDVRKSAVGDDVTYIVTRNINFTNVCYTGCRFCAFAQRRTDADAYTLSLDQVADRAQQAWDVGAVEVCMQGGIHPDLPGTAYFDIARAVKERVPGMHVHAFSPMEVVNGATRTGLSVREWLAAAKEAGLDTIPGTAAEILDDEVRWILTKGKLPAADWIDVVTTAHELGIRSSSTMMYGHVDQPRHWLGHLRTLAGIQQRTGGFTEFVTLPFVHTNAPVYLAGIARPGPTMRDNRAVTAMARLLLHPYIPNIQTSWVKLGTEGAAEMLRSGANDVGGTLMEETISRMAGSSYGSYKSVKDLIAVAEAAGRPARARTTLYGDVPEERQRAAAASDGHLPQLLPVLD is encoded by the coding sequence ATGACGACTTCCGCGACCTCCGGAACCGGACCCACCGACAACTCCATGCGTCGCGCCCTGAAACGGGCCAGGGACGGTGTCTCGCTCGACGTCGCCGAGGCGGCGGTGCTGCTCCAGGCCCGGGGTGAGCAGCTGGAGGACCTGTCGGCCTCGGCCGCCCGGGTCCGGGACGCGGGCCTGGCGGCGGCCGGGCGGCCCGGCGTCATCACGTACTCCAAGTCCGTCTTCATCCCGCTGACCCGGCTGTGCCGGGACAAGTGCCACTACTGCACGTTCGTCACCGTCCCCGGCAAGCTGCGCCGGGACGGGCACGGGATGTTCATGTCGCCGGACGAGGTGCTGGACATCGCCCGCAAGGGCGCCGCCCTCGGCTGCAAGGAAGCCCTCATCACCCTCGGTGACAAGCCCGAGGACCGCTGGCCGGAGGCGCGCGAGTGGCTCGACGCGCACGGCTACGACGACACCCTCGCCTACGTCCGGGCCGTCTCCATCCGCATCCTGGAGGAGACGGGCCTGCTGCCGCACCTCAATCCGGGCGTCATGAGCTGGACGGACTTCCAGCGCCTCAAGCCCGTCGCGCCCAGCATGGGCATGATGCTGGAGACCACCGCGACCCGCCTCTGGTCGGAGCCGGGCGGTCCTCACCACGGATCCCCCGACAAGGAACCGGCCGTGCGTCTGCGGGTGCTGGAGGACGCCGGGCGGTCCTCCGTGCCCTTCACCTCGGGCGTCCTCATAGGCATCGGCGAGACCTACGAGGAGCGCGCCGAGTCGCTGTTCGCACTGCGGAAGGTGTCGCGGGCGTACCACGGCGTCCAAGAGCTGATCATCCAGAACTTCCGCGCCAAGCCGGACACCGCCATGCGCGGCATGCCCGACGCGGAACTGGACGAACTGGTCGCCACGGTGGCCGTCGCCCGGCTCCTCATGGGCCCGAGCGGCAACATCCAGGCCCCGCCCAACCTCGTCGACGACGAGTACGAGCGGCTGATCGGCGCCGGCATCGACGACTGGGGCGGGGTCTCCCCGCTCACCATCGACCACGTCAACCCCGAGCGCCCCTGGCCGCAGATCGAGCAGCTCGCCGAGAAGTCCCGCGCCGCCGGTTTCGAGCTGCGCGAACGCCTCTGCGTCTACCCGGAGTTCGTGCGCCGCGGCGAGCCCTGGCTGGACCCGCGGCTGCGCCCGCACGTGGCCGCCCTGGCCGACCCGGAGACCGGCCTGGCCCGCCCCGAGGCCCTCCCGCGGGGCCTGCCCTGGCAGGAGCCGGAGGAGGTCTTCGTCGCGTCGGGCCGTACCGATCTGCACACCTCCATCGACACGGACGGCCGCAGCTCCGACCGCCGGGACGACTTCGACGAGGTGTACGGCGACTGGGGAGCCCTGCGCGAGGCCGCCGCCCCGGGCATGGCACCCGAGCGCATCGACACCGACGTGCGCGAGGCCCTGCGCACGGCCGCCGACGACCCGACGAAGCTCACCGACGACGAGGCCCTCGCCCTGCTGCACGCGGACGGCCCGGCGCTGGACGCGCTCGCCCAGGTCGCCGACGACGTACGCAAGTCGGCCGTCGGTGACGACGTCACCTACATCGTCACGCGGAACATCAACTTCACCAACGTCTGCTACACCGGCTGCCGCTTCTGCGCCTTCGCCCAGCGCCGCACGGACGCCGACGCCTACACCCTCTCCCTGGACCAGGTCGCCGACCGGGCCCAGCAGGCCTGGGACGTCGGCGCGGTGGAGGTCTGCATGCAGGGCGGCATCCACCCCGACCTGCCCGGCACGGCCTACTTCGACATCGCGCGGGCCGTGAAGGAACGCGTCCCGGGCATGCATGTGCACGCCTTCTCGCCGATGGAGGTCGTCAACGGCGCGACCCGTACGGGCCTCTCGGTCCGCGAGTGGCTGGCCGCCGCCAAGGAGGCCGGCCTGGACACCATCCCCGGGACGGCCGCCGAGATCCTCGACGACGAGGTCCGCTGGATCCTCACCAAGGGCAAACTGCCCGCCGCCGACTGGATCGACGTCGTGACGACGGCCCACGAGCTGGGCATCCGCTCGTCCTCGACGATGATGTACGGCCATGTCGACCAGCCCCGGCACTGGCTCGGGCACCTGCGCACCCTCGCGGGCATCCAGCAGCGCACGGGCGGCTTCACCGAGTTCGTGACGCTGCCGTTCGTGCACACCAACGCGCCGGTGTACCTGGCGGGGATCGCCCGCCCGGGCCCGACCATGCGGGACAACCGGGCGGTCACGGCCATGGCCCGGCTGCTGCTGCACCCGTACATCCCCAACATCCAGACCAGCTGGGTGAAGCTGGGCACGGAGGGCGCGGCCGAGATGCTCCGCTCGGGCGCGAACGACGTCGGCGGGACCCTCATGGAGGAGACCATCTCCCGCATGGCGGGCTCGTCGTACGGGTCGTACAAGTCGGTGAAGGACCTCATCGCGGTGGCGGAGGCCGCGGGCCGTCCGGCCCGGGCCCGCACCACCCTGTACGGGGACGTCCCCGAGGAGCGGCAGCGGGCGGCGGCCGCGTCGGACGGGCATCTGCCCCAGCTGCTGCCGGTGCTGGACTGA
- a CDS encoding DUF2165 domain-containing protein has protein sequence MATSTPSTPRGTLSLAATLLTATIALYMALVAFGNITDFGTNQQFVRHVLAMDTTFKDEDLMWRAVTSRGLQDAAYVAIIVWETVAALILIYGSWLWARRDDPRARRMSTYGLLMVMLLFGAGFIGIGGEWFSMWQSEDWNGLDAATRVFLFSGVVLIVNQLPAPRAEAPAN, from the coding sequence ATGGCCACCTCCACACCCTCCACACCACGCGGCACCCTGTCACTCGCCGCCACCCTGCTCACCGCGACCATCGCGCTGTACATGGCGCTCGTCGCCTTCGGGAACATCACCGACTTCGGGACCAACCAGCAGTTCGTCCGGCACGTGCTGGCCATGGACACCACGTTCAAGGACGAGGACCTGATGTGGCGGGCCGTCACGAGCCGGGGGCTGCAGGACGCCGCCTACGTCGCGATCATCGTCTGGGAGACCGTCGCCGCGCTGATCCTCATATACGGGAGCTGGCTGTGGGCCAGACGCGATGACCCGCGCGCCCGGCGCATGTCCACGTACGGGCTGCTGATGGTGATGTTGCTGTTCGGGGCCGGGTTCATCGGCATCGGCGGCGAGTGGTTCTCGATGTGGCAGTCGGAGGACTGGAACGGGCTGGACGCCGCGACGCGCGTCTTCCTGTTCAGCGGGGTCGTGCTGATCGTCAACCAGCTGCCGGCCCCGCGGGCGGAGGCGCCCGCCAACTGA
- a CDS encoding GNAT family N-acetyltransferase yields MSDRSPAAVELKTARLLLRRPTTADVDAIFAVHRDPETCTHNPSDALARLEEAEALYRRWDDQWQQYGYGYWVVRHHGSARQLGFCGIKPMELHGAPVLNLFYRFATSAWGQGFAGEAASAVAAWASRHLPGLPLIARVRPANVASQRVAVRAGLSRARHLDTEGYDGFDWIYIARHANSAE; encoded by the coding sequence ATGAGTGACCGGAGTCCGGCAGCCGTGGAACTGAAGACCGCCCGGCTGTTGCTGAGACGCCCCACCACAGCCGATGTCGACGCGATCTTCGCCGTCCACCGTGATCCGGAGACCTGCACCCACAACCCGTCCGATGCGCTCGCCCGGCTCGAGGAAGCGGAGGCGCTCTACCGGCGGTGGGACGACCAGTGGCAGCAGTACGGATACGGGTACTGGGTCGTCCGGCACCACGGCTCCGCTCGGCAGCTGGGATTCTGCGGAATCAAGCCCATGGAACTGCACGGGGCCCCGGTCCTGAACCTCTTCTACCGTTTCGCCACCTCAGCCTGGGGCCAAGGCTTCGCCGGTGAAGCCGCAAGCGCGGTTGCCGCCTGGGCATCCCGTCACCTGCCCGGCCTCCCGCTGATCGCCCGCGTTCGACCGGCCAACGTCGCGTCTCAACGCGTGGCGGTACGCGCCGGGCTCAGCCGAGCACGGCATCTCGACACGGAGGGATATGACGGCTTCGACTGGATCTACATCGCCCGGCACGCGAACAGCGCCGAATGA
- a CDS encoding alpha/beta fold hydrolase — MSETAARTRADVGRYVSDAWRERYFTACDAVYALGASPLSEEDVETSFGTTHVYRYGPAHHAGRSRTPVVLVHGAGSCSAMWYPNTPALSADRPVYAIDTPGDPGRSVQREPIHQPERAAQWLDETLAGLGLDRVHLVGSSYGGWLALNQAHRGPGRLASVTLLDPGGLEKVGLRFFVWIFASLFATFAPKALRPRLAAWLEQPVLVVPELRAMIRTAVRAYRIRRPAPLPLSEEELSTIRTPLYLVLGKRSLLVHPQRQAERVPRLIPGARAEIISSTGHGPQIDHAEEINRRMLDFMASVD; from the coding sequence ATGTCCGAGACCGCTGCCCGCACCCGGGCCGATGTCGGCCGCTATGTGAGCGATGCCTGGCGGGAGCGCTACTTCACGGCCTGCGATGCGGTCTACGCACTGGGGGCGTCCCCGCTCTCGGAAGAGGACGTGGAGACGTCCTTCGGTACCACGCACGTCTACCGCTACGGCCCCGCGCACCACGCTGGCCGATCCCGCACCCCCGTCGTCCTGGTACACGGAGCGGGCTCCTGCTCCGCCATGTGGTACCCGAACACCCCCGCCCTCAGCGCGGACCGCCCGGTCTACGCGATCGACACCCCGGGCGATCCCGGCCGCAGCGTCCAGCGCGAACCCATCCACCAGCCCGAACGGGCTGCGCAGTGGCTGGACGAGACGCTCGCCGGGCTCGGACTCGACCGTGTCCACCTCGTCGGCTCCTCCTACGGTGGCTGGCTCGCCCTGAACCAGGCGCACCGCGGGCCCGGCCGCCTCGCCTCGGTCACCCTGCTCGACCCCGGCGGCCTGGAGAAAGTAGGACTGCGCTTCTTCGTCTGGATCTTCGCCAGCCTCTTCGCGACCTTCGCGCCCAAGGCGCTCCGCCCGCGACTGGCCGCCTGGCTCGAACAGCCGGTCCTCGTCGTGCCGGAACTGCGCGCGATGATCCGAACGGCGGTCCGCGCCTACCGCATACGTCGCCCGGCGCCGCTGCCCCTGTCCGAGGAGGAGCTGTCAACCATCCGGACGCCGCTCTATCTGGTGCTCGGCAAGCGGAGCCTTCTCGTGCACCCGCAGCGGCAGGCGGAGCGCGTGCCGCGCCTGATCCCCGGCGCCCGGGCCGAGATCATCTCCAGCACGGGCCACGGGCCGCAGATCGACCACGCGGAGGAGATCAACCGCAGGATGCTGGACTTCATGGCCTCCGTCGACTGA
- a CDS encoding CehA/McbA family metallohydrolase: MCEDSHGGLGRRALFVTGAAAALTVGSVSFASAGDGDQESRTVRGTLPPGSPDFVYVPVEVPAGVRELKVAYTYDRPAVPAGTLGNALDIGVFDDRGTELGGRGFRGWSGGARTEFFLRADDATPGYLPGPVREGTWHIALGPYTVAPQGLSYEITITLTYGAPGEAVRPVYPPERAKGRGRAWYRGDCHLHSWHSDGRRTPAEIGELARAAGLDFINSSEHNTHSAHAHWADVAGDDLLVMLGEEVTTRNGHVVALGTDPGTFVDWRYRARDNRFGRFARQIRRAGGLVVPAHPHATCIGCNWKFGFGEADAVEVWNGPYTPDDEVALADWDSMLVASVRDGRDWIPAMGSSDAHRSPDAVGSPQTVVLADDLTREAVQEGIRAGRSYVAESARVTLSLRASGGRGEHAGIGERLTVGRDTPVTVRLEVTGAPRCTVRLVTDQGVVHTGAPLPVAGSGVVEWRTTPSYAAYVRAELRHEAAAGPLPGPLAAFTNPVFLGRD, translated from the coding sequence ATGTGCGAGGACAGCCACGGCGGGCTCGGCCGGCGCGCTCTGTTCGTGACGGGAGCGGCGGCCGCGCTTACGGTGGGAAGCGTGAGCTTCGCTTCAGCGGGCGACGGGGACCAGGAGAGCAGGACCGTGCGCGGCACGCTGCCGCCCGGCTCCCCGGACTTCGTGTACGTGCCCGTCGAGGTCCCGGCCGGGGTCCGGGAGCTGAAGGTCGCCTACACCTACGACCGGCCGGCCGTCCCGGCCGGGACGCTCGGCAACGCCCTCGACATCGGCGTCTTCGACGACCGTGGCACCGAGCTGGGCGGCCGGGGCTTCCGGGGCTGGTCGGGCGGGGCGCGCACGGAGTTCTTCCTCCGCGCGGACGACGCGACGCCCGGCTACCTTCCCGGCCCGGTGCGCGAGGGCACCTGGCACATCGCGCTCGGCCCGTACACGGTCGCCCCGCAGGGCCTGTCGTACGAGATCACGATCACGCTGACGTACGGGGCGCCGGGCGAGGCCGTGCGGCCGGTGTATCCGCCGGAGCGGGCCAAGGGGCGGGGGCGGGCCTGGTACCGGGGCGACTGCCATCTGCACTCCTGGCACTCCGACGGCCGCCGCACCCCCGCCGAGATCGGGGAACTGGCCCGGGCCGCGGGCCTGGACTTCATCAACTCCTCCGAGCACAACACGCACTCGGCGCACGCGCACTGGGCGGACGTGGCCGGGGACGACCTGCTGGTCATGCTGGGCGAGGAGGTCACGACCCGGAACGGGCACGTGGTCGCGCTCGGCACCGACCCGGGCACCTTCGTCGACTGGCGCTACCGGGCCCGCGACAACCGCTTCGGCCGGTTCGCCCGGCAGATCCGGCGGGCCGGCGGCCTGGTCGTCCCGGCCCACCCGCACGCCACCTGCATCGGCTGCAACTGGAAGTTCGGCTTCGGCGAGGCCGACGCGGTCGAGGTGTGGAACGGCCCCTACACGCCCGACGACGAGGTGGCGCTGGCCGACTGGGACAGCATGCTGGTGGCGTCCGTGCGGGACGGGCGGGACTGGATCCCGGCCATGGGCAGCAGCGACGCGCACCGCTCCCCGGACGCGGTGGGCAGCCCCCAGACGGTCGTCCTGGCCGACGACCTGACCCGGGAGGCCGTCCAGGAGGGCATCCGGGCGGGACGCTCCTACGTCGCCGAGTCCGCGAGGGTCACGCTGTCGCTGCGGGCGTCCGGCGGACGCGGCGAGCACGCGGGCATCGGCGAGCGGCTCACGGTCGGCCGCGACACCCCCGTCACCGTCCGCCTGGAGGTCACCGGCGCCCCGCGCTGCACGGTCCGCCTCGTCACCGACCAGGGCGTCGTCCACACCGGCGCCCCGCTGCCGGTGGCCGGATCGGGCGTCGTCGAGTGGCGGACGACACCGTCGTACGCGGCGTACGTCCGGGCCGAACTGCGCCACGAGGCGGCGGCGGGGCCGCTCCCCGGCCCGCTGGCGGCGTTCACCAACCCGGTCTTCCTGGGGCGCGACTAG
- a CDS encoding TetR/AcrR family transcriptional regulator, whose translation MPKRVDHAERRTEIAEALVRVAGRRGLHAVGMREVAAEAGVSLRLVQYYFQTKEKLLLFGLELLAERFGERVSARVRAAGDGPGPRAMVEALLMAALPTDDESRTFHHLYTSYAVLAVNDPALAAQPFIKNPDAAEDALTELLRQAQEAALLEPGVDARLEAAGLLAMSAGLGTGVLVGQRSPESATTVLSHHLDRIFRTGDAVLT comes from the coding sequence ATGCCCAAGCGCGTGGACCACGCAGAACGGCGCACCGAGATCGCCGAGGCCCTCGTACGGGTCGCCGGCCGACGCGGGCTGCATGCCGTCGGGATGCGCGAGGTGGCAGCGGAGGCGGGCGTATCGCTGCGGCTGGTGCAGTACTACTTCCAGACCAAGGAAAAGTTGCTGCTCTTCGGGCTCGAGCTGCTGGCGGAGAGATTCGGGGAGCGGGTCTCCGCCCGGGTACGGGCCGCCGGGGACGGTCCAGGTCCGCGCGCGATGGTCGAGGCGCTGCTGATGGCGGCGCTGCCGACGGACGACGAGAGCCGCACCTTCCACCACCTCTACACGTCCTACGCGGTTCTGGCCGTGAACGACCCGGCGCTCGCAGCCCAGCCCTTCATCAAGAACCCCGACGCCGCAGAGGACGCCCTGACCGAACTCCTCCGGCAGGCGCAGGAAGCGGCACTGCTCGAGCCCGGTGTGGACGCACGGCTGGAGGCAGCCGGCTTGCTTGCCATGTCTGCGGGACTCGGCACCGGCGTCCTCGTAGGCCAGCGCAGCCCGGAGTCCGCGACCACAGTCCTGAGCCACCACCTGGACCGAATCTTCCGCACCGGTGATGCGGTCCTGACATGA